One window of Dysidea avara chromosome 11, odDysAvar1.4, whole genome shotgun sequence genomic DNA carries:
- the LOC136238747 gene encoding OCIA domain-containing protein 1-like: MQREQQDEQRAAVEDLFDNLTQEEQEVLVQCKQNAFRRALPIAVTTGFIINRLIAWRGSAFFKRGSFWWTVGAAVAGHLYGVQSYRNVCLDRVMQLENSRIADRIRKNIAEKRQKNIPLTSWEQKWMSQEVHTTSQDDTPQYTMDSDSVKRQEPRPTPQPEVSMFGGGDVVEVKGSSKPKRRTFEDIREENRRRQQQQQTTEQQQQQPRTDRTAREPHSGDEASHKRPGRRNKYGDIVYDDERQ, encoded by the exons ATGCAACGAGAGCAGCAAGACGAGCAGCGTGCTGCTGTAGAAGACTTATTC GATAATTTGACCCAAGAAGAGCAAGAGGTATTAGTGCAGTGTAAACAAAACGCTTTTCGTAGAG CTTTACCCATTGCCGTGACCACAGGATTTATAATTAACAGGCTGATAGCTTGGA GAGGCAGTGCTTTTTTCAAAAGAGGTTCTTTCTGGTGGACTGTTGGAGCTGCTGTAGCAGGACACTTGTATGGAGTACAGAGTTACAGAAATGTTTGCTTGGATAGAGTTATGCAGCTGGAGAACTCAAGGATAGCAGATCGAATAAGAAAGAACATTGCTGAAAA ACGTCAGAAAAACATTCCTTTAACTTCTTGGGAACAGAAATGGATGTCACAAGAAG TTCATACTACAAGCCAGGATGATACCCCTCAGTATACAATGGACTCAGATTCTGTCAAGAGACAAGAACCTCGTCCTACCCCACAACCCGAAGTGTCCATGTTTGGTGGTGGCGATGTCGTTGAGGTGAAAGGAAGTAGCAAACCAAAACGACGTACCTTTGAAGATATACGAGAGGAGAACCGGCGAcgacagcagcaacaacaaacCACAGaacaacagcaacagcaaccACGTACTGATAGAACAG CAAGAGAACCACATAGTGGAGATGAAGCTTCGCACAAGAGACCAGGAAGAAGAAACAAATATGGCGATATTGTATATGATGATGAACGACAATGA